In Ramlibacter sp., the sequence CCTGGACAGGGATTGGCAGACTGCCAGACAAATTGCCATTCCGGTTGCAGGGGCCGCCGCCCCGACAGTGACGTTGGGGCCGAACGGCGACGCGCAGGCTGTCTGGATGAAGACTGACATCACCGCGCCAGGGGGCAACTATCGATACCGTCTGTGGGCCAGTCACTATGCCGCCAACACCCGGCTTTGGGGGCTTGCCAAGGTCATTGATGACTCTACGTTGTCATGGACCACCGCGACCTATACGAGCATCTATACGCTGGCACAGGGGGGCGACAGTCATGGCAATGTCACTGTTGTGTCCGGGGCATTGCATGGCTATTCGCCTAACCCGTCGCCCAGCACTTTTTGGGTCAATCGCTTTGATGCCGCAGCTGACCGTTGGGCTGCACCGATACCGTTCAACGTTGACGGCTGGCTCGAGTTCGGGCAAGCAACAGTCGACGCCGGGGGAAATGCCTGGATTGCATGGTCCGTCCGGGAAGGGAGGGCCGATGATCTTGCGTACACCGTTCGGGTCGCTCGCTATACCGCCAGCACAGCACAGTGGGGCGAGCCTGTTGACGTACCGACTGGCCCGCGCAGAATTGACGGATTCAAGCTCTTGACCGATGGCCAGGGTAACTTGTTCGCGAAATGGACTCAAGAGGTGGAGCGGGGTGTCGCGAACGCATGGGTGAGCCGCTACGACACGACGCAAAAAAGTTGGGAGAACCCTGTAAAAGTCAGCGGTTTTGCGCCCGACAGCAGCGAAGCTGAAATCGCTTTCGATGGGCAAGGCAACGCGATCGCTATGGGTCGTATTTCCAATCCGCGACAACTGTGGGTCAGCCAGTACTCAGCGCAAACAAGGCAATGGAGCCTGCCTGAAACCATTGATGTTCAAGGCACCATCGTTGCGGTAGATTCCCCCAGAATCGCCGTCAACGAGGCCGGCGACGCCGTTGCCATGTGGGGAGGTTACGACGACCAAGGCATCATTTCGGGAATATGGGTCAGCGTCTTCCAGGGCACGCCGCGCAAATGGAGTTTGCCCAAGAGACTGGATGACGCGGTTTCCCTGGCGAATAAAAACGTTACGGCCGGCAACGTCACACTTGATCAATATGGCAACGCGTTGGTGCTCTGGAGCAAAACTGACTATGCGATAACCCCGCCGGCCTTTGCTTGGCGAGTCGCACGCTATGTGGCCTCAACGCGCAGTTGGATCTCCCCCGTCCAGATCAACAATGCATCGTTGGCCGATCCAGAGGCGCCGTTTATTGGCAGCGCCCTCAATGGCGATGGCCTGGCGGTCTGGCGGCAGGGCGGCGAAATTTGGTTCAACAGCTTTCGATAGCCGTGGACCTCACCCCCGCATCAACGCCTCAATCTCATCGGCCTTCACCGGCACGCCGCGGCTGATCAGTTCGCAGCCGGTGGCGGTCACGATGGCGTCGTCCTCGATGCGGATGCCGATGTTGTGGAACGGCTCGGGCACCCCTTCGGCCGGCCGCACGTACAGGCCGGGCTCGATGGTCAGCACCATGCCGGGGTGCAGCACGCGGCTGGGGCGGTTCTTGATGATCTCGTTGGACAGCGGGTCGCGTCGCTCGCTCACCTCGCCCACCTGCGTGGGCTCCACATAGCTGCCGCAGTCGTGCACGTCCATGCCCAGCCAGTGGCCGGTGCGGTGCATGTAGAACTGGAAGTAGGCGCGGCTGTCGATCACGTCGTCTACCGTGCCCACCTTGTTCTTGTCCAGCAAGCCCACGTCGAGCATGCCCTGGGCCAGCACCTTGACGGTGGCGTCATGCGGGTCGTTGAAGCGCGCGCCGGCTTTCGTGGCCGCCACGGCGGCGTCCTGCGAGGCCAGCACCAGGTCGTACAGCGCGCGCTGCGGCCCGCTGAACCGGCCGTTGGCCGGGAAGGTGCGCGTGATGTCGCTGGCGTAACCGTCCAGCTCGCAGCCCGCGTCGATCAGCACCAGTTCGCCGTCGCGCACCGGCGCGGCGTCGGCGCGGTAGTGCAGCACGCAGGCGTTGGCGCCGGCCGCCACGATGGAGCCATAGGCCGGGTACTGCGAGCCACCCAGGCGGAACTCGTGCAGCAGCTCGGCGTCCAGGTGGTATTCGCGCACATCCTTTCCTTCGCGCAGCATGCGGGCGCTCAGCTGCATGGCGCGGATGTGGGCACGCGCGCTGATCTGCGCGGCGCGGCGCATCACGTCCTGCTCGTGCGCGTCCTTGACCAGCCGCAGCTCGTCGAGCACGCCGCACAGGTCACGCTGCTGCTCGGGGCACAGCGCGCCGTAGCGCACGCGCGCGCGCACCTGGTTGAGCCAGCCGCCCACGCGCGACTCCAGCCCCTCGTGGATGGCAAACGGGTACCAGACGGCATCGCGGTTCTCCAGCAGGCGGGGCAGCTGCGCGTCGAGTTCGCCCACAGCCAGCGCGGCGTCCACGCCCAGCGCGGCGGGCGCGGCGTCGGGGCCCAGCCGGAAGCCGTCCCAGATCTCGCGTTCCAGGTCTTTCGGCTGGCAGAACAGGGTGCTGTGGCCGTCGCCGGTGATCACCAGCCAGGCGTTGGGTTCGGTGAAGCCGCTCAGGTAGTAAAAGTAACTGTCGTGGCGGAACAGGAAGTCGCTGTCGCGGTTGCGCGGACGCTCCAGAGCGGTGGGGATGATGGCGATGCCGTCGGCGCCCAGCTGGGCGGCAACACGGGCACGGCGGGCGGCGTAAAGGGATGTGTTCATGGCGTGTTCAGTTGGGCCAGGCGTTCCGGCGTGCCCACATCGGTCCACGGACCGGTGTACAGCTCGGCGG encodes:
- a CDS encoding Ig-like domain-containing protein, yielding MKSMWMMGRLWLTVVGSLGLVACGGGSSSNVVAEPVALVVTSATPAEEAMGVSITPTVEVAFSRPVQASSITNASVVLRSPQGVITATASLSSPTGTGGATVLRVAPNQPLAKLTRYELVLSNTIVGTDGARFMGASSAFTTLDRDWQTARQIAIPVAGAAAPTVTLGPNGDAQAVWMKTDITAPGGNYRYRLWASHYAANTRLWGLAKVIDDSTLSWTTATYTSIYTLAQGGDSHGNVTVVSGALHGYSPNPSPSTFWVNRFDAAADRWAAPIPFNVDGWLEFGQATVDAGGNAWIAWSVREGRADDLAYTVRVARYTASTAQWGEPVDVPTGPRRIDGFKLLTDGQGNLFAKWTQEVERGVANAWVSRYDTTQKSWENPVKVSGFAPDSSEAEIAFDGQGNAIAMGRISNPRQLWVSQYSAQTRQWSLPETIDVQGTIVAVDSPRIAVNEAGDAVAMWGGYDDQGIISGIWVSVFQGTPRKWSLPKRLDDAVSLANKNVTAGNVTLDQYGNALVLWSKTDYAITPPAFAWRVARYVASTRSWISPVQINNASLADPEAPFIGSALNGDGLAVWRQGGEIWFNSFR
- a CDS encoding aminopeptidase P N-terminal domain-containing protein codes for the protein MNTSLYAARRARVAAQLGADGIAIIPTALERPRNRDSDFLFRHDSYFYYLSGFTEPNAWLVITGDGHSTLFCQPKDLEREIWDGFRLGPDAAPAALGVDAALAVGELDAQLPRLLENRDAVWYPFAIHEGLESRVGGWLNQVRARVRYGALCPEQQRDLCGVLDELRLVKDAHEQDVMRRAAQISARAHIRAMQLSARMLREGKDVREYHLDAELLHEFRLGGSQYPAYGSIVAAGANACVLHYRADAAPVRDGELVLIDAGCELDGYASDITRTFPANGRFSGPQRALYDLVLASQDAAVAATKAGARFNDPHDATVKVLAQGMLDVGLLDKNKVGTVDDVIDSRAYFQFYMHRTGHWLGMDVHDCGSYVEPTQVGEVSERRDPLSNEIIKNRPSRVLHPGMVLTIEPGLYVRPAEGVPEPFHNIGIRIEDDAIVTATGCELISRGVPVKADEIEALMRG